Proteins encoded by one window of Papio anubis isolate 15944 chromosome 7, Panubis1.0, whole genome shotgun sequence:
- the TMED3 gene encoding transmembrane emp24 domain-containing protein 3: protein MGSAAPLSASVLLLLLLLLLLRAEQPRGAELTFELPDNAKQCFHEEVEQGVKFSLDYQVITGGHYDVDCYVEDPQGNTIYRETKKQYDSFTYRAEVKGVYQFCFSNEFSTFSHKTVYFDFQVGDEPPILPDMGNRVTALTQMESACVTIHEALKTVIDSQTHYRLREAQDRARAEDLNSRVSYWSIGETIALFVVSFSQVLLLKSFFTEKRPISRAVHS, encoded by the exons ATGGGCAGCGCAGCCCCGCTCTCCGCCTCcgtgctgctcctgctgctgctcctgctcctgctccggGCCGAGCAGCCCCGAGGGGCCGAGCTCACCTTCGAGCTGCCGGACAACGCCAAGCAGTGCTTCCACGAGGAGGTGGAGCAGGGCGTGAAGTTCTCCCTGGATTACCAG GTCATCACTGGAGGCCACTACGATGTTGACTGCTATGTGGAGGACCCCCAGGGGAACACCATCTACAGAGAAACCAAGAAGCAGTACGACAGCTTCACATACCGGGCCGAGGTCAAGGGCGTTTATCAGTTTTGCTTCAGTAATGAGTTTTCCACCTTCTCTCACAAGACCGTCTACTTTGACTTTCAAGTGGGTGATGAGCCTCCCATTCTCCCAGACATGGGGAACAGGGTCACGGCTCTCACCCAG ATGGAGTCCGCCTGCGTGACCATCCATGAGGCTCTGAAGACGGTGATTGACTCCCAGACGCATTACCGGCTGCGGGAGGCCCAGGACCGGGCCCGAGCGGAAGACCTTAATAGCCGAGTCTCTTACTGGTCTATCGGCGAGACGATTGCCCTGTTCGTGGTCAGCTTCAGTCAGGTGCTACTGTTgaaaagcttcttcacagaaaAACGACCCATCAGCAGGGCAGTCCACTCCTAG